One Helianthus annuus cultivar XRQ/B chromosome 7, HanXRQr2.0-SUNRISE, whole genome shotgun sequence genomic region harbors:
- the LOC110943186 gene encoding uncharacterized protein LOC110943186, protein MKRKDRQQKLHNSLINMLYPPSSSSPHHNKQLHTQTLNLAQEIINSESHPINTDELEEEEEEERSEGEGELGFEKLTRAQRKRLRKKKLKEAASQRRQIIGPQLNPDHTDGDRIDGEVSSVRELEHEHERLEGVRRNAAEKP, encoded by the exons ATGAAGAGAAAAGATAGACAACAAAAGCTTCACAATTCCCTAATTAACATGCTCTATCCTCCATCTTCATCTTCACCTCATCACAACAAACAACTACACACCCAAACCCTAAATTTAGCGCAGGAAATCATCAATTCAGAATCCCACCCCATCA ATACAGATGAAttggaggaagaagaagaagaagaaaggagtGAGGGAGAGggtgaattagggtttgaaaaGCTCACAAGAGCTCAGAGAAAAAGGCTTCGAAAGAAGAAGCTAAAAGAAGCTGCTTCTCAAAGGAGACAGATTATCGGGCCGCAGTTGAATCCGGATCATACGGATGGTGATCGAATCGATGGTGAAGTTAGTAGCGTTCGTGAGCTTGAACATGAACATGAACGTCTGGAAGGTGTTCGACGAAATGCCGCAGAGAAACCTTAG
- the LOC110943177 gene encoding phylloplanin has translation MKSIILITIFVVVLGSSQTKAQLPSLSLNNDGLVNVSGIIYCSVNSTIVVNGSNPTPPFPNALVLLVCGENLIASTMTNGIGAFNITLRGSPLRVTSLLSSCKVVVATPPSICNAALPAKPLKASLRYVGSNIVGLSKVTTLTPKEPFTCLVALSIRLG, from the exons ATGAAATCTATCATCTTAATCACCATTTTCGTAGTCGTATTAGGTTCATCACAAACGAAAGCTCAACTCCCTTCTCTTTCTCTTAACAATGACGGTTTGGTAAATGTCAGTGGAATTATATATTGTTCTGTGAATAGTACCATCGTTGTTAATGGCTCAAACCCAACCCCTCCTTTCCCAA ATGCCCTAGTCCTACTAGTATGTGGTGAAAATCTGATAGCCTCGACCATGACAAATGGAATAGGAGCATTCAACATAACTCTAAGGGGGAGTCCACTTCGCGTAACATCCCTTTTATCGTCTTGCAAGGTAGTTGTTGCTACACCGCCCTCGATCTGTAACGCAGCCCTACCAGCCAAACCTTTAAAAGCGTCACTACGATATGTGGGGAGCAACATTGTTGGGCTTTCCAAAGTTACGACTTTAACCCCAAAAGAGCCATTCACATGTTTGGTCGCATTATCGATTCGATTGGGATGA